The following proteins are encoded in a genomic region of Hippocampus zosterae strain Florida chromosome 2, ASM2543408v3, whole genome shotgun sequence:
- the LOC127591512 gene encoding uncharacterized protein LOC127591512, whose product MENTNDQPLQSQMWLLNPLYCLRVRCNIHQMTKTIPNETTLQENCCDTAGPGNIHQMTKTIPNETTLRENCCDTAGPSNIHQMTKTIPNETTLQENCCDTAGPGNIHQMTKTTPKEATLHELCCDSAGPSNIHQMTKTTPKEATLLEPCCDTAGPSKIHQMTKTTPKEASLPEPCCDSAGPSNIHQMTKTTPKEATLLEPCCDTAGPSKIHQMTKTTPKEATLLEPCCDTAGPSKEKKKKKLCHPSRAQSQAAAPPH is encoded by the exons ATGGAGAACACAA ATGACCAGCCTTTACAGTCACAGATGTGGCTCCTCAACCCTCTGTACTGCCTCAGAGTCAGAtgcaacatacaccag atgaccaagacaatacccaatgagactactttacaagaaaactgttgcgatactgctggtccaggcaacattcaccag atgaccaagacaatacccaatgagactactttaagagaaaactgttgcgatactgctggtccaagcaacatacaccag atgaccaagacaatacccaatgagactactttacaagaaaactgttgcgatactgctggtccaggcaacattcaccag atgactaaGACAACACCGAAAGAGGCGACTTTACATGAACTCTGTTGTGAtagtgctggtccaagcaacataCATCAG atgactaagacaacacccaaagaggcgactttacttgaaccctgttgtgatactgctggtccaagcaaaatacatcag atgaccaagacaacacccaaagaggcgaGTTTACCTGAACCCTGTTGTGAtagtgctggtccaagcaatATACATCAG atgactaagacaacacccaaagaggcgactttacttgaaccctgttgtgatactgctggtccaagcaaaatacatcag atgaccaagacaacacccaaagaggcgactttacttgaaccctgttgtgatactgctggtccaagcaaagaaaaaaaaaaaaaaaagctctgtcaTCCAAgcagggctcagagtcaagccgctgctCCTCCGCATTGA